The following are encoded together in the Geobacter sulfurreducens PCA genome:
- a CDS encoding PQQ-dependent sugar dehydrogenase — MHPIKTLRFLLAHLFLLAAATGCNAARTLPAAITLPPGFSIAVYADNVPGARSMALGAKGTLFVGSRGEGKVYALADRNSDQVADEVITIAKGLQMPNGVAFRNGSLYVAEVSRVLRYDAIEERLKNPPPPVVVNDSFPDRTHHGWKFIRFGPDGRLYVPVGAPCNVCEEKDPRFATIMRMNPDGTGLEIFANGVRNTVGFDWHPRTGELWFTDNGRDWLGNDLPPDELNRAPRSGLHFGFPYRHGRDIPDPEFDAKRKPDQLVAPEMELGPHVAALGMRFYNGTMFPERYRNQIFIAEHGSWNRSERIGYRVVLVRLEGNRAVSYEPFAEGWLDNDKVWGRPVDVQVMPDGSLLVSDDKAGAIYRISYRQQPLAHGAQ; from the coding sequence ATGCACCCGATCAAAACCCTTCGATTCCTGCTTGCCCACCTGTTCCTGCTGGCTGCTGCCACGGGCTGCAACGCCGCCCGGACGCTGCCGGCCGCCATCACGCTCCCCCCCGGATTCAGCATCGCCGTTTATGCCGACAACGTGCCGGGGGCCCGCTCCATGGCCCTCGGCGCCAAGGGGACCCTGTTCGTGGGGAGCCGTGGGGAGGGCAAGGTCTACGCCCTGGCGGACCGCAACAGCGACCAGGTGGCCGACGAGGTAATCACCATCGCCAAGGGGCTGCAGATGCCCAACGGTGTGGCCTTCCGAAACGGCTCCCTCTACGTTGCAGAGGTGAGCCGGGTGCTGCGGTACGACGCCATCGAAGAGCGCCTGAAAAATCCCCCGCCGCCGGTCGTCGTCAACGACTCCTTCCCGGACAGGACCCACCACGGCTGGAAATTCATCCGTTTCGGCCCCGACGGCAGGCTCTACGTGCCGGTGGGGGCCCCGTGCAACGTCTGCGAGGAAAAGGACCCCCGTTTCGCCACCATCATGCGAATGAATCCGGACGGCACCGGCCTGGAGATCTTCGCCAACGGAGTCCGCAACACGGTGGGCTTTGACTGGCACCCCCGCACCGGCGAACTCTGGTTCACGGACAACGGCCGCGACTGGCTGGGGAACGACCTGCCGCCGGACGAGCTCAACCGGGCGCCCCGGTCCGGTCTCCACTTCGGTTTTCCCTATCGGCACGGCCGCGACATCCCCGACCCCGAATTCGACGCAAAGCGCAAGCCCGACCAACTCGTGGCGCCGGAGATGGAGCTTGGCCCCCACGTGGCAGCCCTGGGCATGCGCTTCTACAACGGCACCATGTTCCCCGAACGCTATCGCAACCAGATCTTCATCGCCGAACACGGCTCCTGGAACCGGAGCGAACGGATCGGCTACCGCGTCGTCCTGGTGCGCCTCGAAGGGAACCGCGCCGTCTCCTACGAGCCCTTTGCCGAGGGATGGCTTGACAACGACAAGGTCTGGGGCCGGCCCGTTGATGTGCAGGTAATGCCCGACGGCAGCCTGCTCGTTTCCGACGACAAGGCCGGGGCCATCTACCGCATCAGCTACCGGCAACAGCCGCTGGCCCATGGCGCGCAGTGA
- a CDS encoding winged helix-turn-helix transcriptional regulator — MSTTSSDRLVYRGKEYTCGIDVTLAVVGGKWKASILWHLAQQTMRFSDLQRQFSDTTRKMLTQQLRELETDGLVHREVYPQVPPKVEYSLTPKGMSIYPILQQMCSWAREHLRD; from the coding sequence ATGAGCACGACATCGTCAGACCGCCTGGTCTATCGGGGAAAAGAGTACACCTGCGGCATCGACGTCACCCTGGCGGTGGTTGGTGGAAAATGGAAGGCCTCGATCCTCTGGCACCTGGCCCAACAGACCATGCGCTTTTCCGATCTGCAGCGGCAGTTCTCGGACACCACGCGCAAGATGCTGACCCAGCAGCTGCGCGAACTGGAAACCGACGGACTGGTACACCGGGAGGTCTATCCCCAGGTGCCGCCCAAAGTCGAATACTCCCTCACGCCAAAAGGGATGAGCATTTATCCCATCCTCCAGCAGATGTGCAGCTGGGCGCGTGAACATTTGCGGGATTGA
- a CDS encoding L,D-transpeptidase family protein, producing the protein MRRIVTLPTVAYWLRSAVLGICVIALTGCAATRQAWFSPVHPESELERNRFQVAPGTDVIGRLGLVKLEEGDTLPDVARHFSVGINAISAANPGVDVWLPKAGQRITLPLNFILPDAPRKGIVINLATMRLFQFKENGGALAVSTYPVGIGTKERPTPQGPTRVARKASRPTWYVPASIAEDHRKKGDILPARVPPGPENPLGDYALYLSRSGYLIHGTNKPASIGLKASNGCMRLYPEHIEVLFRDTAVNTPVLIVNQPYLIGQRDGVLYMEAHTPLEDSGTSELARIHAKLKSFESASARTLDWDKIKQVQAEARGIPVPILELRPGAEQEAASPLRIEHPAALYGRPELPALKLDAWYVMVGDMRDEMEARRMAAIINHQGPPIPARVLSKDSSYRIIAGPFSDDGKARDAAKRLKIDLDIDGIVIEPGRTI; encoded by the coding sequence ATGCGCAGAATCGTTACGCTGCCAACCGTGGCCTACTGGCTTCGTTCCGCTGTCCTGGGCATCTGCGTCATTGCCCTCACGGGCTGTGCCGCCACCCGGCAAGCCTGGTTCTCACCGGTCCACCCTGAAAGCGAACTTGAACGGAACCGGTTCCAGGTTGCGCCGGGAACTGACGTCATCGGCCGACTGGGGCTGGTCAAACTCGAAGAGGGGGATACGCTGCCGGATGTGGCGCGGCACTTCAGCGTGGGCATCAATGCCATCAGCGCAGCCAATCCGGGGGTTGATGTGTGGCTGCCCAAGGCAGGCCAACGCATTACCCTGCCCCTGAACTTCATCCTGCCGGATGCCCCCCGGAAGGGAATCGTGATCAACCTGGCCACCATGCGGCTCTTTCAGTTCAAGGAAAACGGCGGAGCCCTGGCCGTGTCGACCTACCCGGTCGGAATCGGGACCAAGGAGCGGCCCACCCCCCAGGGACCGACACGCGTGGCGCGCAAGGCCAGCCGGCCGACCTGGTATGTGCCCGCCTCCATCGCCGAAGATCACCGGAAAAAGGGGGACATTCTCCCTGCCCGGGTACCGCCGGGGCCGGAGAACCCCTTGGGAGACTACGCGCTCTATCTGAGCAGGTCGGGCTACCTGATCCACGGCACCAACAAACCGGCCAGCATCGGCCTGAAGGCATCCAATGGCTGCATGAGGCTCTATCCGGAACATATCGAGGTGCTGTTCCGGGATACGGCGGTCAACACCCCGGTGCTCATAGTCAATCAGCCCTATCTCATCGGCCAGCGCGACGGCGTGCTCTACATGGAAGCCCACACCCCCCTGGAGGATTCGGGCACCAGTGAACTGGCCCGGATCCATGCGAAGCTGAAATCCTTTGAAAGCGCATCGGCGCGAACGCTTGACTGGGACAAGATCAAACAAGTCCAGGCCGAGGCCCGGGGGATTCCCGTCCCTATTCTGGAGCTGAGGCCGGGAGCGGAGCAAGAGGCGGCCTCGCCCCTGAGAATCGAGCACCCGGCAGCGCTGTATGGCAGGCCGGAGCTGCCGGCGCTCAAGCTGGACGCATGGTATGTCATGGTCGGCGACATGCGCGACGAAATGGAAGCCCGGAGGATGGCCGCCATCATCAACCATCAGGGGCCGCCGATCCCGGCCCGGGTGCTGTCGAAGGATTCGAGCTACCGGATCATCGCCGGCCCGTTCAGTGACGACGGCAAGGCCAGGGATGCGGCCAAACGGTTGAAAATCGACCTTGACATAGACGGCATCGTGATCGAACCCGGCAGGACCATCTGA
- a CDS encoding L,D-transpeptidase family protein yields the protein MTFTRHRMAARFFPVCICCMLLLCGCSHHRAASIFQEANDLFSQGNYSASLDAYTRIGETHPAAKDRVLFEKGFIHAYPRNEHKDYQKALECFEQLVREFPESRYRQDSERMIFGINTVVLKDGTIAAQQARIEALRQDLDDRNKDIAALRETIKILEQKVFAIATRKGAVDKILIEKKDRRLSLLSMGEVIRTYKVALGGNPVGPKERQGDNKTPEGSYVIEGRNKGSRYHLSLRISYPNEKDKKRAREMGVSPGGDIMIHGIKNGLSQVGAAHAEVDWTQGCIAVTDEEIEEIAEAAPNGTVVEIRP from the coding sequence ATGACATTCACACGACACAGGATGGCTGCGCGCTTTTTCCCGGTCTGCATCTGCTGCATGCTGCTTCTCTGCGGCTGCAGCCACCATCGGGCCGCGTCGATCTTCCAGGAGGCGAACGACCTGTTCTCCCAGGGGAACTACAGCGCCTCCCTCGACGCATATACCCGTATTGGCGAAACCCATCCCGCCGCGAAAGACCGGGTGCTGTTCGAAAAGGGATTCATCCATGCCTATCCCAGGAATGAACACAAGGATTACCAGAAAGCCCTGGAGTGCTTCGAACAGCTGGTCAGGGAGTTCCCGGAGAGCAGGTACCGGCAGGACAGCGAGCGGATGATCTTCGGCATCAACACCGTCGTGCTCAAGGACGGCACCATTGCCGCGCAGCAGGCCCGCATCGAAGCGCTCAGGCAGGATCTCGACGACAGAAACAAGGACATCGCCGCCCTGCGGGAAACGATTAAAATCCTCGAGCAAAAGGTATTTGCCATTGCCACCCGGAAGGGGGCGGTGGACAAAATCCTGATTGAAAAGAAAGACCGCAGGCTGTCGCTGCTCTCAATGGGCGAGGTGATCAGGACCTACAAGGTAGCCCTGGGGGGCAACCCGGTGGGCCCCAAGGAACGGCAGGGCGACAACAAGACCCCGGAGGGGTCCTACGTCATCGAGGGGAGGAACAAGGGCAGCCGCTATCACCTGTCCCTGCGCATCTCCTATCCGAACGAAAAAGATAAAAAGCGGGCACGGGAGATGGGAGTCTCTCCGGGCGGGGACATCATGATTCACGGCATCAAGAACGGGCTCTCGCAGGTCGGCGCCGCGCACGCCGAGGTGGACTGGACCCAGGGGTGCATCGCCGTAACCGACGAAGAGATTGAGGAAATTGCAGAGGCGGCGCCCAACGGGACGGTGGTCGAGATCAGGCCATAG
- a CDS encoding Lpp/OprI family alanine-zipper lipoprotein, with amino-acid sequence MKTRLSVISVTLILAAALAGCATSREMEQVQADQRLLDAKIEQALQEAQAAKAAADAAKLEAQDATTRAESAEKAAQERERLADEKAKKADAVFQKSMRK; translated from the coding sequence ATGAAGACAAGACTATCGGTAATCTCGGTGACGCTGATTCTCGCCGCTGCCTTGGCCGGCTGCGCGACATCCAGGGAAATGGAGCAGGTACAGGCCGACCAGCGCCTGCTCGACGCGAAGATCGAACAGGCGCTGCAGGAAGCGCAGGCCGCCAAAGCCGCGGCAGACGCGGCAAAACTGGAGGCGCAGGACGCCACCACCCGTGCCGAAAGCGCCGAAAAGGCCGCCCAGGAACGGGAACGGCTCGCCGATGAAAAGGCGAAAAAGGCCGATGCCGTGTTCCAGAAATCCATGAGGAAATAG
- a CDS encoding GNAT family N-acetyltransferase, producing MKIQKPAIEARPKIYALLRSSFPGSEYEAALVQKLHENDRSIHEWACIIGGKVIAYIAFTNAYHGRDVCGLHLAPMAVAPEFQGRGVGLELLRFALRQEAISSRTLFVLGEPAYYSRFGFEPCSTPICPFDKNNEHFLGMRNTATDSFVVGYEPEFTTAAPTAATKGRKRGRR from the coding sequence ATGAAGATTCAGAAACCGGCCATCGAGGCCCGTCCCAAGATCTACGCGCTTCTGCGCAGCTCCTTTCCCGGCAGCGAGTATGAAGCCGCGCTGGTACAGAAACTCCACGAAAACGACAGGTCCATCCACGAATGGGCCTGCATCATCGGCGGCAAGGTCATCGCCTACATCGCCTTTACCAATGCCTACCATGGCCGCGACGTCTGCGGCCTGCACCTGGCCCCCATGGCCGTGGCCCCGGAGTTCCAGGGGCGCGGGGTAGGGCTGGAGCTGCTCAGGTTCGCCCTGCGCCAGGAGGCAATCAGCAGCCGGACCCTCTTCGTTCTGGGTGAACCCGCCTATTACAGCCGGTTCGGTTTCGAACCGTGCAGCACGCCCATCTGTCCCTTTGACAAGAACAACGAGCATTTTCTGGGCATGCGCAACACGGCCACCGACAGTTTCGTGGTGGGCTATGAGCCCGAATTTACCACCGCCGCGCCGACCGCCGCGACCAAGGGGAGAAAGCGCGGGAGACGGTAA
- a CDS encoding MFS transporter — translation MTSLRRNIPLLYAFSFLQMTLFPMAVITLFWKDQIGLSLSEILLLQSIFAVAMAVMEYPSGYISDRIGYRAALTAASALGIAGWAVYTAATSFRDVLIAEILLGIATSFISGTDSALLYESLKEQGEETAYARHEGRSTFFGQTGEAAGALFAGVLYARYPLLPFFLQVGVWVLALFLTRRLTEPARERHHQASHLKEALASASYVFVRNRRLRATILLSIALGLASFYPVWLIQPYMRDSGVPLASFGPIWAGANLVVALFAVLSHRVRAGLGDRPMLLLLVLLVWVGYLGLGWTAGAWSFLFYYLLTAMRGMRGPLLLHLVQDEIPSANRAGMLSLQSLCFRLLFACTAPLVGRYADAAGAGGTFRLLAAAYLLVLPPLVYLFFRHLHADGSSACKGGT, via the coding sequence ATGACCTCCCTCCGGCGCAACATTCCCCTGCTCTATGCCTTCTCCTTCCTGCAGATGACCCTGTTCCCCATGGCGGTCATCACGCTCTTCTGGAAGGACCAGATCGGGCTGAGCCTGTCCGAAATCCTGCTTCTGCAGAGCATCTTCGCCGTGGCCATGGCGGTGATGGAATACCCCTCCGGCTATATCAGCGACCGGATCGGCTACCGGGCGGCCCTGACCGCGGCCTCGGCCCTGGGAATCGCGGGATGGGCGGTCTATACGGCGGCCACATCGTTCAGGGACGTCCTTATCGCCGAGATCCTCCTCGGCATTGCCACCTCGTTCATCAGCGGCACTGACAGTGCACTCCTCTATGAATCCCTCAAGGAACAGGGGGAAGAAACGGCCTATGCCCGCCACGAAGGGCGCTCCACCTTTTTCGGCCAGACCGGTGAGGCAGCCGGGGCGCTCTTTGCCGGCGTCCTCTATGCCCGCTATCCCCTTCTTCCATTTTTTCTGCAGGTGGGGGTCTGGGTGCTGGCCCTTTTCCTGACGCGCAGACTGACCGAGCCCGCACGGGAGCGGCACCACCAGGCCAGCCATCTGAAGGAGGCACTTGCCTCGGCCAGCTACGTTTTCGTCCGCAACCGGCGCCTGCGCGCCACCATCCTGCTCAGCATCGCGCTCGGCCTCGCCTCCTTCTATCCGGTCTGGCTGATCCAGCCCTACATGCGCGACAGCGGCGTGCCCCTCGCCTCCTTCGGCCCGATCTGGGCCGGGGCTAACCTGGTCGTGGCCCTCTTTGCCGTACTGAGCCACCGGGTGCGGGCCGGGCTGGGGGACCGCCCGATGCTCCTGCTCCTGGTGCTGCTGGTCTGGGTCGGCTACCTGGGGCTGGGTTGGACGGCGGGGGCATGGAGCTTTCTCTTCTACTACCTGCTCACGGCCATGCGGGGGATGCGGGGGCCACTCCTCCTCCACCTGGTCCAGGACGAAATCCCCTCGGCCAACCGGGCCGGGATGCTGTCGCTGCAGTCCCTCTGCTTCCGGCTCCTGTTCGCCTGCACCGCCCCCCTGGTGGGACGCTATGCCGATGCCGCTGGCGCGGGCGGCACCTTCCGTCTCCTCGCCGCAGCCTACCTGCTCGTTCTGCCGCCGCTGGTCTATCTCTTCTTCAGGCACCTGCACGCGGATGGCTCCTCTGCCTGCAAGGGCGGGACTTGA
- a CDS encoding flavodoxin family protein — protein MKVVAFNGSPKADGNTWHALKMVTAELESEGIETEIVHVGNKVVRGCIACGQCAKNKNERCVLPGDEVNEWIQKMKQADGIIISSPVYYSAIAGTMKSFLDRAFYVTGVNDGMLRHKVGASVVAVRRSGGIPTFNQLNNFLTYAEMLVPTSNYWNVIHGRAPGEATQDEEGVQIMRVLGKNMAWLLKLVEHGKGAVTPPERETKTYMSFIR, from the coding sequence ATGAAGGTGGTCGCGTTTAACGGCAGTCCCAAGGCGGATGGGAATACCTGGCATGCGCTGAAGATGGTGACTGCGGAACTGGAAAGTGAAGGGATCGAAACCGAGATCGTCCACGTGGGCAACAAGGTTGTCCGGGGCTGTATTGCCTGCGGCCAGTGCGCCAAGAACAAGAACGAGCGCTGCGTGCTGCCGGGCGACGAGGTCAACGAGTGGATCCAGAAGATGAAGCAGGCCGACGGGATCATCATCAGTTCGCCGGTCTACTATTCCGCCATTGCCGGCACGATGAAGTCGTTCCTGGACCGGGCCTTTTACGTGACCGGCGTCAACGACGGCATGCTGCGGCACAAGGTCGGCGCGTCGGTGGTGGCGGTGCGCCGTTCGGGCGGCATCCCGACGTTTAACCAGTTGAACAACTTCCTGACCTATGCCGAGATGCTGGTGCCGACGTCCAATTACTGGAACGTGATCCACGGCCGGGCTCCGGGCGAGGCGACCCAGGACGAGGAAGGGGTCCAGATCATGCGGGTGCTGGGGAAAAACATGGCCTGGCTGCTGAAGCTGGTGGAGCACGGCAAGGGTGCGGTCACCCCGCCGGAGCGGGAAACGAAGACGTACATGAGCTTCATCCGCTGA
- the dbpA gene encoding ATP-dependent RNA helicase DbpA translates to MNPKAFSSLRLKAPMLRNLASLGYAEMTPIQAHSLPLILAGKDVIARAKTGSGKTAAFGIGLLSRLDALSFRVQALVLCPTRELADQVGKELRRLARFTDNIKILTICGGVPFGPQLGSLEHGAHVVIGTPGRLLDHLRRGSLDLSALRTLVLDEADRMLDMGFQDDISALIAAAPPKRQTLLFSATYPDSIAAMSAGVQREPVEVSVDEVHGEGAIEQVFYEVDSGQRIEAVERILGHYRPESALIFCNTKLECQEVANALAVRGYAALAIHGDLDQRERDRVLVRFANRSASVLVATDVAARGLDIKELSAVINYELTRNPEVHTHRIGRTGRAGERGLAVSLVTPRESRLIAAIADVPGSIIARGDLSTLAPLTAKPPLPPMVTLCIDGGRKNKLRPGDILGALTGEGGMPASEVGKIDVFDFFTYVAIARQSSEQALNFLRGHRIKGRFFKVRKAV, encoded by the coding sequence ATGAATCCGAAAGCATTTTCGTCGCTTCGCCTGAAAGCCCCCATGCTCAGGAACCTGGCCTCCCTCGGCTATGCCGAGATGACACCGATTCAGGCCCACAGCCTGCCGCTCATCCTGGCCGGCAAGGATGTGATCGCCAGGGCCAAGACCGGTAGCGGCAAGACCGCGGCTTTTGGCATCGGACTGCTGTCGCGTCTGGATGCATTATCCTTCCGGGTGCAGGCGTTGGTGCTCTGCCCGACCCGTGAGCTGGCCGATCAGGTGGGCAAGGAACTGCGGCGTCTGGCTCGATTCACCGACAACATCAAGATCTTGACCATCTGTGGCGGTGTTCCCTTCGGGCCCCAGCTGGGTTCGCTGGAGCATGGGGCCCATGTGGTGATAGGCACACCCGGCCGCCTGCTGGATCACTTGCGGCGCGGCAGCCTTGACCTCTCCGCGCTGCGGACCCTGGTATTGGACGAGGCGGACCGGATGCTCGACATGGGGTTCCAGGATGACATCAGTGCCCTGATCGCCGCCGCCCCGCCCAAGAGGCAGACTCTCCTCTTTTCCGCCACCTACCCGGACTCCATTGCCGCCATGAGCGCCGGGGTCCAGAGGGAGCCGGTGGAGGTCAGCGTGGACGAGGTCCATGGGGAGGGGGCCATCGAGCAGGTATTCTACGAGGTGGACAGCGGCCAGCGGATCGAAGCGGTCGAGCGGATTCTCGGGCACTATCGTCCCGAGTCTGCTCTCATCTTCTGCAACACGAAGCTGGAGTGCCAGGAGGTGGCCAATGCCCTGGCCGTCCGGGGGTATGCCGCACTGGCCATCCATGGTGACCTGGACCAGCGGGAGCGGGACCGGGTGCTGGTCCGGTTTGCCAACAGGAGCGCATCGGTGCTGGTAGCAACCGACGTTGCCGCCCGGGGGCTGGACATCAAGGAGCTTTCGGCGGTGATTAACTACGAGTTGACCCGCAATCCGGAGGTCCATACCCACCGCATCGGCCGCACCGGTCGCGCCGGGGAGCGGGGGCTGGCCGTAAGCTTGGTAACGCCCCGGGAAAGCCGTCTGATTGCAGCCATCGCGGATGTGCCCGGCAGCATTATCGCCCGTGGCGACCTGTCCACGCTGGCACCGCTAACGGCGAAGCCGCCGCTGCCCCCCATGGTGACGCTCTGCATCGACGGGGGCCGCAAAAACAAGCTGCGGCCCGGTGATATTCTGGGGGCACTCACCGGAGAGGGAGGTATGCCGGCCAGCGAGGTGGGGAAGATTGATGTGTTCGATTTCTTTACCTACGTGGCCATTGCGCGGCAGAGCAGTGAGCAGGCCTTGAACTTTCTGAGGGGACACAGGATCAAGGGGCGTTTCTTCAAGGTGAGGAAAGCAGTCTGA
- a CDS encoding transcriptional regulator, producing MNRRARKPAVPRPAQETARRAVITLIRNHPLSARDISGQAHMTEKDVYSHLEHIRLSIHATGEFLEITPAECRSCGFVFSKRDRLTPPGRCPVCRDEFIFEPLFAIRRREDRSRE from the coding sequence GTGAACCGGAGGGCGAGAAAGCCGGCTGTCCCGCGTCCCGCGCAGGAAACGGCACGCCGTGCCGTCATCACGCTGATCCGCAACCACCCCCTCTCGGCCAGGGATATCTCGGGGCAGGCACACATGACGGAAAAAGATGTCTACAGCCACCTGGAGCATATCCGCCTCAGCATTCACGCCACCGGGGAGTTCCTGGAAATAACCCCAGCCGAGTGCCGCTCCTGCGGCTTCGTGTTCTCCAAACGCGACCGCCTCACCCCGCCCGGCAGATGTCCCGTCTGCCGGGACGAGTTCATCTTCGAGCCGCTGTTCGCAATCCGCCGGCGGGAGGATCGCAGCAGGGAATAG
- a CDS encoding cold-shock protein: MVNGTVKWFNDSKGFGFLEQENGEDVFCHFSAISGDGFKSLTEGDRVTFEITKGPKGLQAANVTRA; the protein is encoded by the coding sequence ATGGTAAACGGTACGGTAAAATGGTTCAACGACAGCAAGGGGTTTGGTTTTCTTGAGCAGGAAAATGGTGAAGACGTGTTTTGTCATTTTTCCGCCATTTCGGGTGACGGATTCAAATCCCTTACTGAAGGCGATAGAGTAACGTTTGAAATCACCAAGGGGCCGAAAGGCCTCCAGGCTGCAAACGTGACCAGAGCGTAA
- a CDS encoding DUF1992 domain-containing protein — protein MDILATMAERKIQEAMARGELSNLVGAGKLLAMDEDLSGVPAELRMAYRILKNAGFVPPEVELRKEIVSLRELVNSLEESEERRQRRRELDFKLLKLAMMRNRPMNLDDFPEYRDKVAAKLGGE, from the coding sequence ATGGACATTCTGGCAACCATGGCGGAACGAAAGATCCAGGAGGCAATGGCGCGGGGAGAGTTGAGCAACCTCGTCGGCGCGGGCAAGCTGCTGGCCATGGACGAGGACCTTTCCGGCGTGCCGGCCGAGCTCCGCATGGCCTACCGGATTTTGAAGAATGCGGGTTTTGTCCCGCCCGAGGTGGAGTTGCGCAAGGAGATCGTCTCGCTCCGTGAGCTGGTGAACTCCCTGGAGGAGAGCGAGGAGCGCCGTCAGCGGCGACGGGAGCTGGACTTCAAGCTGCTCAAGCTCGCCATGATGCGTAACCGCCCCATGAACCTGGACGACTTTCCCGAGTACCGGGATAAGGTCGCCGCAAAGCTCGGCGGCGAATAA
- a CDS encoding M48 metallopeptidase family protein, with product MHRLKYLTGYPPQLTAQVAHLVTENRLGEVLVQRYPTVHDVRTDRALYDFTVAVKNEFMRTAQPLSRVLYDGKIHAIKNALGTHTFVSRVQGGKLKAKHEIRIASIFREAPLEFLKMIVVHELAHLKEKEHNKAFYQLCEYMEPRYHQLEFDTRLFLTQVEIAGSPYLP from the coding sequence ATGCATCGTTTGAAGTATTTGACCGGCTACCCGCCGCAGCTGACGGCCCAGGTGGCACACCTGGTAACGGAGAACCGCCTGGGCGAAGTCCTGGTGCAGAGGTATCCGACGGTGCACGACGTGAGGACCGACCGGGCCCTCTATGACTTCACCGTCGCGGTCAAGAACGAATTCATGCGCACCGCCCAGCCGCTCAGCCGGGTCTTGTATGATGGCAAGATCCATGCGATCAAGAATGCCCTGGGAACCCACACCTTTGTCTCGCGGGTGCAGGGGGGAAAGCTCAAGGCAAAGCACGAGATCCGCATCGCGTCCATTTTCCGGGAAGCACCCCTGGAGTTCCTGAAGATGATTGTGGTGCACGAGCTGGCGCACCTGAAGGAAAAGGAGCACAACAAGGCGTTCTACCAGCTCTGCGAGTATATGGAGCCCCGCTATCACCAACTGGAGTTCGACACCCGGCTCTTCCTGACCCAGGTGGAAATAGCCGGATCACCCTACCTGCCCTGA
- a CDS encoding HAD family hydrolase, with protein sequence MFDGIFWDNDGVLMETEHLYYRANAEALARVGVELSLDDFCRISLRRGESVLDLAAGPGRDDRAADDLRLVRDEIYFRLLGEEARVMPGVLDTLERLHGRLPMAIVTSCRRVNFLQMHRGSGLLHYFDFILTREDYGASKPDPEPYLAACARAGLDPGRCLAIEDSERGVTSAARAGLAVAAIPGTMNQGGDFGAARWLLDGIHQLPPLLNLDEE encoded by the coding sequence ATGTTCGACGGTATTTTCTGGGACAACGACGGGGTGCTGATGGAGACCGAGCACCTCTACTACCGTGCCAATGCCGAGGCCCTGGCACGGGTGGGCGTAGAGCTTTCCCTCGACGACTTCTGCCGGATCTCCCTGCGCCGGGGTGAGAGCGTGCTCGATCTCGCCGCCGGGCCGGGGCGGGACGACAGGGCAGCGGATGACCTGCGCCTGGTCCGCGACGAGATATACTTCCGGCTGCTGGGGGAAGAGGCGCGGGTAATGCCGGGGGTCCTTGATACCCTGGAGCGGCTCCACGGCCGGCTCCCCATGGCGATCGTCACCAGCTGCCGGCGGGTGAATTTCCTGCAGATGCACCGTGGGAGCGGGTTGCTCCACTATTTCGATTTCATCCTCACCCGCGAGGACTACGGCGCGTCGAAGCCCGATCCCGAACCGTACCTGGCGGCCTGTGCCCGCGCCGGGCTCGACCCCGGCCGCTGCCTGGCCATCGAGGATTCGGAACGGGGCGTCACCTCCGCGGCCCGGGCCGGGCTTGCCGTGGCCGCGATCCCGGGCACCATGAATCAAGGGGGCGATTTCGGCGCGGCACGGTGGCTGTTGGACGGCATTCACCAATTGCCGCCGCTCCTGAATCTCGACGAAGAGTGA